A single Schistocerca piceifrons isolate TAMUIC-IGC-003096 chromosome 6, iqSchPice1.1, whole genome shotgun sequence DNA region contains:
- the LOC124802605 gene encoding phosphoenolpyruvate carboxykinase [GTP]-like produces MTKLLHLASRCTALVSRYAKTLSQPNVGLFNHLRGVNVTNGDVHLLSPKVRAYLEETVSLCQPENIHICDGSERENVQLLNLMQRQGTIQKLPKYENCWLARTNPADVARVESRTFVCTTNRSETIPDVAPGVKGVLGNWMSPGQMEEAIGERFPGCMRGRTMYVIPFSMGPIGSPLSKIGIEVTDSPYVVSSMRIMTRMGTPVLDLLAEGADFVKCLHSVGSPAKPTNEYASWPCDPERTIILQRPDNNEIVSYGSGYGGNSLLGKKCFALRIGSTIAKREGWLAEHMLILGITNPAGKKRYIAAAFPSACGKTNLAMMNPTLPGYKVECVGDDIAWMKFDENGQLRAINPENGFFGVAPGTSSQTNPNAMKTIFRNTIFTNVAATNDGGVFWEGLEKETDLTMQITDWLGKPWDKNSGKPAAHPNSRFCSPADQCPIIDPAWEDPAGVPIDAILFGGRRPQGVPLVYEAFNWKHGVFVGASMRSESTAAAEHKGKVVMHDPFAMRPFFGYNFGHYLSHWLSMEARKGAKLPKIFHVNWFRKSSEGKFLWPGFGENSRVLDWILRRIENEDIAEQTAIGYIPKSGTLRLDGLPEKVNLEELFRIPKDFWLQEVHDVEKYFREQVGKDLPSAIAEELNRLRERVQTM; encoded by the exons ATGTACTGCCCTTGTGTCACGATATGCGAAGACACTATCACAACCAAATGTTGGTCTCTTCAACCACCTGAGAGGTGTTAATGTGACAAATGGAGATGTGCATCTGCTGTCACCGAAG GTGCGTGCCTACTTGGAAGAGACGGTGTCCCTGTGTCAACCAGAGAACATTCACATCTGTGATGGCTCTGAAAGGGAGAATGTGCAACTCCTCAACCTAATGCAGAGGCAGGGAACGATACAAAAGCTCCCTAAATATGAGAACTG TTGGCTGGCCAGGACGAACCCGGCTGATGTTGCCAGGGTAGAAAGTCGCACTTTTGTCTGCACAACCAACCGATCTGAAACAATTCCTGATGTAGCTCCAGGTGTAAAAGGAGTTTTGGGCAACTGGATGTCACCAGGCCAGATGGAGGAAGCCATTGGTGAAAGATTTCCAGGCTGTATGCGAG GTCGGACTATGTATGTCATTCCTTTCAGTATGGGTCCTATTGGTTCCCCTCTGTCAAAGATTGGTATCGAAGTTACTGACTCGCCCTATGTTGTGTCCTCAATGAGAATAATGACGCGAATGGGAACCCCTGTGTTGGATCTCTTGGCAGAAGGAGCAGATTTTGTAAAATGCTTGCATTCTGTTGGCAGCCCAGCAAAACCAACAAATGAGTATGCTAGCTGGCCATGTGATCCAGAAAGAACAATCATTCTCCAGAG GCCTGACAACAATGAGATAGTGTCTTATGGCAGTGGTTATGGTGGAAATTCTCTTTTGGGCAAGAAGTGCTTCGCCTTGCGTATTGGATCAACCATTGCAAAACGAGAGGGTTGGCTTGCAGAGCATATGCTG ATACTGGGTATCACAAATCCAGCAGGGAAAAAGCGTTACATAGCAGCAGCTTTCCCCAGTGCATGTGGGAAAACAAACCTTGCTATGATGAATCCAACATTACCAGGATACAAAGTAGAATGTGTAGGTGATGACATTGCATggatgaaatttgatgaaaatggGCAGCTTCGTGCCATAAATCCAGAAAATGGTTTCTTTGGGGTTGCTCCAG GAACATCAAGTCAGACCAACCCAAATGCAATGAAGACCATATTCAGAAACACCATTTTCACCAATGTTGCTGCCACTAATGATGGAGGAGTATTCTGGGAAGGACTTGAGAAAGAAACAGACCTAACCATGCAGATCACTGACTGGTTGGGCAAACCATGGGACAAAAACAGTGGAAAGCCTGCTGCGCATCCTAATTCAAG ATTTTGCTCACCAGCAGACCAGTGTCCCATCATTGATCCTGCTTGGGAAGATCCAGCTGGAGTGCCCATTGATGCCATATTGTTTGGAGGGCGCAGGCCTCAGGGTGTCCCTCTTGTGTATGAAGCATTTAACTGGAAACATGGTGTATTTGTTGGTGCTTCTATGAGATCAGAATCTACAGCAGCAGCTGAACATAAA GGGAAAGTTGTGATGCATGATCCCTTCGCGATGAGACCATTCTTTGGCTACAACTTTGGGCACTACCTCTCACACTGGCTGAGCATGGAGGCACGTAAAGGTGCTAAGTTACcaaaaatatttcatgtcaacTGGTTTAGGAAAAGCAGTGAG GGCAAATTTCTATGGCCTGGGTTTGGGGAAAATTCTCGTGTACTTGACTGGATTCTGCGTCGCATTGAGAATGAAGATATTGCTGAGCAAACAGCTATTGGCTACATTCCAAAGAGTGGAACACTCAGATTGGATGGACTTCCAGAAAAAGTCAATCTGGAAGAACTGTTTAGGATTCCAAAGGACTTTTGGCTTCAAGAG gttcatgatgtTGAAAAATACTTCAGAGAACAAGTTGGAAAAGACCTACCCTCAGCAATTGCTGAAGAACTTAACCGATTGAGGGAAAGAGTACAAACAATGTGA